A part of Solibacillus sp. FSL H8-0538 genomic DNA contains:
- a CDS encoding RNA polymerase sigma factor has product MEDLSEVYKSYADEVKRFLICLTSNVDLAEELTQETFYQAVKSIHRYNGEYKMSVWLCQIAKHTYYNYLKKVKNADHLSVENLMQKGVDIPSSKEQPDVEMVRRNTLISIHKEIHLLKEPYREIFLLRTSIQLSFKEIGEVFDKSENWARVSYYRAKLKLAERIDGNEL; this is encoded by the coding sequence GTGGAGGATTTAAGTGAAGTCTACAAATCCTATGCAGATGAAGTAAAGCGGTTCCTTATTTGTTTAACGTCAAATGTAGATTTAGCTGAAGAACTGACCCAAGAGACTTTTTATCAGGCGGTAAAGTCTATTCACAGGTACAACGGTGAATACAAGATGTCTGTTTGGTTATGTCAGATTGCAAAACATACATATTATAACTATTTAAAAAAGGTAAAAAATGCTGACCATCTTAGTGTAGAAAATCTGATGCAAAAGGGAGTGGATATTCCATCTTCTAAGGAGCAGCCTGACGTTGAGATGGTTAGACGCAATACGCTTATTTCAATACATAAAGAAATACATCTGTTAAAAGAACCTTACCGCGAAATATTTTTACTAAGAACGTCCATTCAGCTCAGCTTTAAAGAGATTGGTGAAGTATTTGATAAAAGTGAAAACTGGGCGCGGGTATCCTATTACCGTGCCAAATTGAAACTAGCAGAAAGGATTGATGGGAATGAATTGTAA
- a CDS encoding zf-HC2 domain-containing protein, giving the protein MNCNIIKDLLPSYIDEICSKDTVKMVEEHLQYCEKCKACFNSMQQEGAYVGQLPEEVAKAITPFKKINKKRRIQVIKAVVITFLTTFFITVVADSVYQNVGVVNQFFSPMDRGIVDVGSADEWERITFSDNNFLEKDHLIFDSIFWEKEITNHANNEQDVMIRVKDENGNIIVDEFQILHGTSVKLDSLKRNEKYFIEIKAPQGRFFINAT; this is encoded by the coding sequence ATGAATTGTAATATTATTAAAGATTTATTGCCATCTTATATTGATGAGATTTGTAGTAAAGATACTGTAAAAATGGTTGAAGAGCATTTACAGTATTGTGAAAAATGTAAGGCGTGTTTTAATTCCATGCAGCAGGAAGGGGCTTATGTAGGGCAGTTGCCAGAAGAAGTAGCGAAAGCCATTACACCGTTTAAAAAAATTAATAAAAAGCGCCGCATCCAAGTTATTAAGGCCGTTGTCATCACCTTTTTAACGACCTTTTTTATCACGGTTGTAGCTGATTCAGTTTATCAAAATGTAGGAGTTGTGAATCAATTCTTTTCCCCAATGGATAGAGGCATTGTCGATGTAGGTTCAGCTGATGAGTGGGAAAGAATCACCTTTAGTGACAACAATTTTCTGGAAAAAGATCATCTGATATTCGACAGCATTTTTTGGGAAAAGGAAATAACTAATCACGCGAATAACGAACAGGATGTCATGATAAGGGTAAAAGATGAAAATGGCAATATTATAGTGGACGAATTCCAAATTTTACATGGCACTAGCGTGAAATTGGACAGTTTGAAGAGAAATGAAAAATATTTTATTGAAATAAAAGCGCCACAAGGGAGATTTTTTATTAATGCGACATGA
- a CDS encoding glucose 1-dehydrogenase codes for MNRLSGKVAIITGGARGMGATHVRMLVGEGAKVVFTDLNEEGGLALAQELGENVKFVKQDVTNAADWETVINETENTFGPVNILVNNAGISMNKTIAEMTEAEYRKILEINQVSVFLGMKAVLPSMQKTGNGSIINISSMNGIVGGAIGYTDTKFAVRGMSKAAALQFGPLGIRVNSVHPGVIETPMVTEGDAVEVIKEFSKHIPMRRIAKPEEVSNLVLFLASDESSYSTGSEFIIDGGLTAQ; via the coding sequence ATGAACAGATTATCAGGTAAAGTAGCAATTATTACAGGTGGAGCACGTGGTATGGGAGCTACCCATGTACGTATGTTAGTAGGTGAAGGTGCGAAAGTAGTTTTCACGGATCTTAATGAAGAAGGCGGACTAGCATTAGCACAAGAATTAGGTGAAAATGTAAAATTCGTGAAGCAAGATGTAACTAACGCAGCTGATTGGGAAACTGTTATCAATGAAACTGAAAATACATTTGGTCCTGTGAACATTTTAGTTAACAATGCAGGCATCAGCATGAATAAAACAATTGCAGAAATGACGGAAGCAGAATATCGTAAAATTCTAGAAATCAACCAAGTTTCTGTATTTTTAGGAATGAAAGCTGTTCTACCTTCTATGCAAAAAACAGGAAATGGTTCAATCATTAACATTTCATCTATGAACGGTATCGTAGGTGGTGCGATTGGCTATACAGATACGAAATTCGCTGTTCGAGGAATGTCTAAAGCAGCTGCTCTTCAATTCGGTCCACTAGGTATCCGAGTAAACTCTGTACATCCTGGCGTTATTGAAACACCAATGGTTACAGAAGGAGATGCTGTTGAAGTTATTAAAGAATTTTCAAAACATATTCCAATGAGAAGAATCGCAAAACCTGAGGAAGTTTCAAATCTTGTTTTATTCCTTGCGTCGGATGAATCAAGCTATTCAACAGGTTCTGAATTCATTATCGATGGTGGCTTAACAGCGCAATAA